CCGACGCGGAGCTGGCGCGCCTGCTCGCAGCGCAGCCGCCCGAAACCGGTGTCGCGCGGCGGGCCGGACCGGTCGTCGTGGACCGCCACGACGACACCGATGTGCTGGAGGGATACGCCGAAGCGCAGCTGGAGACGCTCAGGTCCGTCATCGATCGTCTGCCGGCGAAGACATCAAACGAATATGAGACGTATATTCTGTCTGTGATCGCTCAATGTGTGAAGGCGGAGATGCTGGCCGCCAGCTCGTGGCGGGTCGCGGTGAACGCCGGCGCCGACTCGGCCGGTCGCCTGATGGAGCACCTGCAAGCGCTTGAAGCGACGCGCAGCGCGCTGCTGGAGCGCATGCCGGGGAGTCTGAGTGCGCGCTTCGACCGGGCCTGTGCGCGGTCTTCGCTGCCGGACGCTGTTATCGCGGCCCTGCTCGGTGTCGGTGGTGACGAGGTGTGGGACATCCGCAACCGGGGTGTCATCCCGCCGGGAGCGATGCCGCGGGTGCGCGCCTTCACCGAGGCGATGGAAGGCGAGCCCGTGGGTGACGCAGAGGACGACCGGTGAGTTACCTCGAACTGCAGGCACTGACCCGCGCCCACGAACTGTTCGGCGGCTCCGGCCCGGCAGCCGGCCTGGATGCGAATACCGCGCAGTTCCACGACGCGTCGAATCCCGCTGTGGCACAACATCATTATGAACGTGCGGCGACTCGCGCCCAGGCCGCCCTGACGTCGTCGGCGCAAACGGATGCGGCGGCGACCGCGGTGCTCGCCGGTGCCCATCGAGATCGGGCCGCCGCGCGCGAACTCACCGGCGCCGTGCTCGGTGAAGCTCGGGCCGATGCCGCGACGACACCTCTGACGCCGCTGGCCCAACGTGAAGCGATGCGTCGCCGGGTGGCGCGGTTGCGCGCGCAACGCGCGCACGTCGCCGCCGCGCGGAGCCGGTCGCGGCGACACGCCGCCGCCCTGCGCGCGCTGCGCTATCGGATGACGCACCACGGCGGCGGTCGTCGACTGCCCTTGCCGAGTGGGCGCGCCGGGCTCGCGGTGCGTGCCGCCCTGTCCCGGCTGGGCCGCCCGTATGTCTGGGGTGCCACCGGGCCGGATCAGTTCGACTGCTCCGGGCTGGTCCAGTGGGCTTACGCGCAGGCCGGCGTGCACCTCGACCGCACTACATACCAGCAGATCAACGATGGCGTCCCGGTGCCGCGGTCGCAGGTGCGTCCCGGCGACCTGGTGTTTCCGCATGCCGGTCACGTGCAGTTGGCGATCGGCAACAACCTGGTGGTCGAGGCGCCTTATTCAGGTGCCTCGGTGCGGATCAGCCCGCTGGGCGGCAACGTGCAGATTCGGCGGCCACTGTGAGACGCCGCCGGCGCCCAGTCGGCTGGGCAGGATGAGAAGGTTGAAGCCATGTCGGACCAAGCCGGGTCTTCGGTAGCGGCCATCCAGCAGCGCCAGGCGGTGCTGGCCCGAAAGCACAGCGTGATCGCCGACGCCGACCGGAAGTTGGCTGAGGTCCTGGCCGGCGCCCACGAGACGATGCGCGACAGCGTCCGTCGGCTCGAGACAATCGCCGCCGAAATCGAGCACGCGGTTTCACAGCAGGACGAATCGGCGCTCGACACACCGATGGGTGCGCGCGAATTCCAGCGGTTCCTGGTCGCAAAGCAACGTGAGATCGCCGCAGTGGTGGCCGGGGCACGTGCGGTCAGCCGCGCGAATAGCGTTGTGCTGCAAAGCTTGCAGGATCAGTACTCGGTTCGAACCGGGTGAATTGCCCGGCTGGGTGCGCCTAGGTACTGTTCGGCGGCATGGCGACCGACCAGGACGTCTTCGCTGCGATGCAGCTCATCGCGGCCCGCACCGGCGACCCCAAGGCGTGGCAGGCCGGGCTCACCGCGCAGGAGGTGATCGACTTCCTCAGCCCCGCGACGCCCGGGCAGGTACGCGACGCACTTCTGGACCGGATCCGCCGGCAGCATCCGGACGTGTTCGACCCGGCAGGCGCGCCGCTACCGGACCGGGTGCCCGCACCGCCACGGTCCCCGGCCCCGCCGGACCACGCGGACGGCGACGCCGCCAAAGCCATCGCCGAGGCGGAAGCCGCGCTGGCGCACCAGAATTCGATGACGTCCCAACTGGACCTGCAAGTCGTCACGGCCATTCTCAACGCGCACCTGACGAACGCCGAAGGCAACGACACGCTGGCATCGCTGCAGCGGGAGATCGAGACCGCCGTAGCCACCCGCTCGGACCTGGACACCCCGGCCGGCGCGCGCGATTTCCAGCGGTTCCTGATCGGCAAACTCAGGGACATCCGCGCCGTGGTCGCGACCGCGGGCCTCGACGACACCTCGAAATCAGCCCTGATGGCAGCTTGGACGTCGCTATACAACGCATCGAAGGACGAACCCCCGCGCGACCGGGTGGCCGCGGCGCCCGCGCCCGCGGGTAGCGGTGGCGCCAGCGGCGGAGGCCAACAGCCGGCGCCGGCCCCCTCCGGCTCCGGATCAGACCCGCTGCTGGACTCGCTGCTGCTGGACGACCCGGGCCTGGCGGGAGCGCCGATGCAGGAACCTGCCGCGATGCCGGCGGCAAGTTCCGGCGCCGGCTCCCCTCCGTCCAGTGCGGCGGCGCCCGGCGCCGGAGCGGGCCTGCCCAGCTCGGGCTCGCCCAGCGGCTTGTCCCTGCCCGGACTGTCGGGAGCAGGGACCGGACGCGATGGCGGTGCGCTCGGCGACGGGCTTTTCGACGAGGAATCCGACCGGCATGAGCGCAAACCGACCGACGCGGGCTCGAAGAAAGACGACACCGACCACGATGCCGACCACGAGGCGGATCACCAAGACGATCCCCAGCACCAGCCTGAGGCCGAACAGCCCGAAACGCCGCCGGCTGGCCCGACGACGGTGACGCTGCCCAACGGTGAGACGGTGACCGCCGCCAGCCCGCAGCTCGCCGCGGCCATCAAGGCCGCCGCGGGGGGAACGCCGATCCCCGACGCCTTTCAGCAGCAGGGAATCAGCATCCCGCAGCCGGGTACTGCGGTCGCCCACCCCGTCGACCCGGCCCAGCTCACACCGGGTGACATCGGCATCTTCACCGACCGGCACGCCCTTGCCCTGGGCCGCAGCAAGGCGCTGCTGGACGGCCAGATTCAGCAGGTTTCCACCGTGACCGGACCCAGCTTCCTAGGCTGGGAGCATCCGCCGGCGCCGGAGGCGCACGCAGCAGGTGCCCCGCCGCCCGCCGGCGATGTCCCGACGCCCACCCGGCCGTCGGCGATGCTGACCGGCTAGCCACCAACGAAGAGGAAAGCCCGCCGCCCGCCGGGCCGGCGACCAGCAGAGGAGGAGCCGATGGCCGAACGGATTCATGTGGTGCCCGCGCACTTGCGGGAAGCCGCGGCCCGTCACCAACAGACCTCCGATCATCTGCGGACCATCCCGTCCTCACACGCCGCCATCCAACAGAGCCTGGACTCGCTCGGCCCGATCTTCTCCGAGCTCCGGGAGGCGGGACGCGAACTGCTCGAGCAGCGACGCCGCTGCTACGAACAGCAGGCCGACGACCACGCCGACATCGCCCAGCACCTCGAGATCTCGGCCGCGACGTGGGAGCGGCACGAACAAGACGCGGCGGGCATGCTCGGCGGCATCGTCGACGGTGACCGATGACGGGTCCTGCATGACCGACGCCAATCCCGCTTTCGACACAGTGCACCCCAGCGGGCACATCCTGGTTCGGTCCTGCCGCGGCGGATACCTGCACAGCGTCGCGTTGAGCGAGGCGGCCATGGAGACCGACGCCGAGACGCTGGCCGAAGGAATCCTGCTGACCGCCGACGTGTCATGCCTGAAGGCGTTGCTGGAAGTGCGCGACGAGATCATCGCGGCCGGGCACACGCCGTCGGCGGAAGTTCCCTCCGCCGCCGAACTCGACGCCGCAATCGAGAAGCTGCTGGCGCACCAGCTGCACCGCCGATCGACGACGAGCTAGAGCAACCAGGTTCGTGCGCTCTCGGGATCCGGCGCGATATCGAGCGGGGGCTCAATCGGGTTGTCGCCGAACAACTCTCGTGCCCGGCCGAGCAGCGCGCGCACCTCGTCGAGTTGCTGCTGCAACCCAGAATCGGCCATGAAGATACGGTACTTCGACCACCCCGCCGGCACAATTCACCGTGTGCATCCGCGGCAACGAAGACTCTGCAGCTACCGCTACGCTTAGCCGGTGGGGATCTTCGGTCGGGTGACGGCGCGCCAGCGCCTGCGCCGGGCAACCGCGGAATCGCTCACGGTGCCCACGTTCAGCGGCCCGCCGGACTGCACCCCCTGGGTCATCGGCGAGTTGTGGCCGCCGGAGTTGTCGCACGCTACGCGCGAAACCGCGCCGCTCGCAACGTATCTCAAGGCGGACCTACAACGGATAGCTGACAACGCAAACGCCGACCTCAGATCCATCGGGCGGGTGGGAATGACCTTCGTGGAGCGCCGCGAGGCGGAAGCCCGAGTGATCGACGAAGCCCGTGCCCTGGCGCAGCGACGAGTCGAGTCGACCTTGCGTCAGCTACGCGACGCGACGGGGCGCGCGACCACCGACGGCTCGTTTTCCCTAGCGGCCGGCGACACCGATATCGACAAGACCGGGGTCATCCCGGCGGTCCGCGACGAGCCGGCCGTCGACACCGACAGCAGCCGGGTTCCGCCACCCATGCAGGACCGGCCCGCAGCCGCGGCGCCGGCGCACCCTGAGGCGCCGCCCCGGGCCCCCGCGTCCGCTGACGCGAAGCAGCCGACCGAGCACACGCTGCGGGGTGTGCTGGCCTTCGTAGCCCGTCAGGAGCCCCGGCTGGGCTGGGCGGTCGGCGAGCGTGCGGACGGGACGACAGTCCTGGTCACCGACCTCGCGCACGGCTGGATCCCGCCGGGGATCGCCGTCCCCGAAGGAGTACGACTGCTCGACCCGGACCGTCGCCGCGGACGCGCTGTGGAATTGCTGGGCGCCACGACGCGGGCGCTGGCCTACGCACCGGGCGATGCGTCCACATTGTCCTCCGACGTGCCCGCCACCCCGCCGTCGCTGCAGCCATTCCAGTTGCCGCCGGTCGATGACCTGGGCTGGGAGCTCGGCGCCGCCACGCACTGGCGGGACGGCCTGCCACGGCTGGTGAATACGCTGGCCAAGGCAGCCGCCGCCGGTGCCGATCTGGTCGATCAAGAAGTCGATTTGCTGCGCGTGCACCTGGACACCGTCCGCTACCAGCTGCTGGGCCAGTATCCCGAGCCCGATCCGGCCCAGCTGCTCAACTGCATGTTGTTGGCCGCCACCGAACGAAGCGTCGCCGGGGACGCCATTTCGGCGAACTATCACTTCGCCTGGTTCCGGAAATTGACCGGGCCGAAGACCGGTGAATAGGCCCAATCGTTGAATTGACGCTGGTCGGGGCCATCGACATACTGGCCTGGTGTCGGGGTCGGGTCGTCGCGGCGAGCTCAGCAACCGCAGTGCCGCAGACGACCAGGCCCTCGTCGAATCGGTTCTTCGTGAACTGAGCGAAGCGGCCGACAGGTGGGAGGCACTTGTCGCGCAGGCCGAGACCGTCACGTACAGCGTGGACTTGGGGGACGTCTTCGCTGTCGCGAATGCCGACGGTCGATTGCTCGAGTTGACGTTGCATCCGGACGTGATGGACGGCTACGCCCACAGCGAGCTGGCCGACCGACTCAACCTCGCGATCGCAGCGTTGCGCGAAGAGGCCGAAGCCGACAACCAGGCACGGTACGGCGGCCGGCTGCAGTGAAGCCCCGAAGGAGAAAGACCAGTGCCACTCAACCTGTCCAACCGGGACCAGAATTCGGGGCATCTGTTCTACAACAGACGATTACGTGCCGCGATCACCCGGTTCTCGGTGCGCATGAAGCACGACGACCGCAAACAGCAAGCCGCAGTTGCGTTGTCGATGGTGCTCGTGCTGCTCGGGGTGGGCTGGATGGCGCTGCTGCACATCATGAAACCGGCCGGCTTGGTCGCGCAGTCCGCGGTGGTCGGAAACCGTGACACCGGAGCGGTTTACGCCCGTATCAACGGCCGCCTCTACCCCGCCCTGAACCTGACTTCGGCTCGTCTGGCCGTCGGCAACGCCGCGTCGCCCACCTGGGTGACCGCCGCGGAGATCGCCAAGTACCCGACCGGTCCCATGGTCGGCATCCCAGGCGTGCCGGACAGCCTGCCGGTGACCGCCGGCACGGTGTCGGCGTGGGCGGTCTGCGACACGGTGCCCGGCGGGCGCAGCAGCGCAATGTCTCCGGTGGTGACCGCCATCGCGGGCCCGCTCGCACCGCAGGGCAGGGCCGCCGCGATGGGGCCGATGCAGGCCGTCCTGGCGACCCATAAGGGCGCCACCTACGTGATCTGGGGAGGGCAGCGGTCCCGCATCGACCCGACCGACCGGTCGGTGACGTTCAACCTTGGTCTGGACGCCGGGGTGACGTATCCGGTCGAGATGTCCAACGCGCTCTTCGATGCCCTGCCGTCGACCGAACCCATTGTGCTGCCCGAGATTCCAGAGTCCGGATCGCCTTCGCGCTGGCTGGACGGCAACAAGGTGGGCACCGTGCTGGAATCCCGTGACGCCGGTGGGGCGGTCAACGGCTTCTACGTGCTGCTGCCGGGCGGGGTGCAGAAGATCAGTGCCTTCGTGGCCGACCTGTTGCGCACCGGGGATTCGCACGGTTCGGCCACACCCACCCTGGTCGCCCCGGACAAGCTGGTCCACATCCCGGTGGTCGACGTCCTCAACGTCGACTACTACCCGCCCGGCAAACTGAACTTCGTTGACAAGACGGCGAATCCGACGACCTGCGTCGGATGGGAGAAGCAGTCCACCGACCCGCAGGCCCGGATCACCGTCTACACCGGCAGGGGATTGCCGGTTCCGATCGGCATGGACTCCCGCCTGGTGCGCCTGGTCCGCGACGACCGCAGTCCCGAATCGGCGGAGGCGAACCAGACGTTGACGATGCCGGGTGCGGCGAACTTCGTCGCCACGACGAGCGGGGTGGCCACGGCCGGCAGCCGGGAGAGCCTGTACTGGCTTTCACCCCAAGGTGTTCGGTTCGGCATCGAATCCGATCCGCGGACCTTGCAGGCACTGGGTCTGGATCCGCGGCTGGCGCTGCAGGCGCCGTGGCCACTGCTGCGGACCTTTGCGCCCGGGCCGGCGATCAGTCGGGACGCGGCGCTGGTTGCGCGCGACGCCGTAGCGGGCGGTGGTGCGGTCGCCGCAATTCCCGATTCCGGGGAGACCGGGGGGTTAGTCATGTCGAAACGAGGCTTCGTGCGCGGAAAGCGCACCCCACCAACCGAATGTCCCGCCGGTACGGGTCGCGGTTGCCGCGCCGCTGGCACTGCCCGAACGCGAGCCGCGCAACATCCTGCTGATGATCGCGCTGCCCGCCCTGCTGATCGGGATCGTCGGCACCCTGGTGGTGATGTACGCGTCCGGGGTGCGGTCGCTGCAGTCGGGGTTCTTCCCGATGATCGGCCTGGTCGGCTTCGGTGCGCTGATGTTCGGCGGCCGGTTCGGTCGCGGCCGCCGAATCAGTTGGGGCGAACAGGAAAAGCTGCGCCGCAGCTACCTGCGTCAGCTCGATGAGGACCGCGAGGAAGTGCAACGCGCGGCGGGCGAACAACGTCGCAGTCAGCTATTCGTGCACGCCGATCCGCAGCACCTCGACACCGTGATCGGCGGCCCGCGGATGTGGGAACGGCGCCCCAGCGATTCGGACTTCCTCGACGTGCGGCTCGGTATCGGGGTGCAGCAGGCCAGCGAATCCGCGGTTTCGTTGCAGTGGCCCGACGTGCCGGTCGGTGAGGAGCTCGAGCCGGTAACCGGCGGAGCACTAAGGGATTTCATCCTGGAACAGAGCAAGATCCGCGGTATCGGCAAGGTACTGAACCTACGGTCCAAGCCGGGGTTCAGCTTCATCGCCGACGATCCGGCCGAACTGCATGGTCTGGTGCGGGCGGTATTGTGCTCGCTGGCCGTCTACCACAGCCCGCACGATGTCAAGCTGATGGTGGTCACCCGTCATCCCGAACTGTGGCAATGGCTGGTGTGGTTGCCGCACAACCAACATGACGAGATGTTCGATGCGTGCGGTCTGCGCCGCCTGGTGTTCGCATCCCCCACCGAACTCGAAGAGGCGCTCGACGCCGAGCTGCACCGCAAGGGCCGTGGACCCTGGATGCCGCCGGTGGGAAGCAGCCCGACGTCCATGCCGTCACCGATCGAGTCGGCTTCCGG
The nucleotide sequence above comes from Mycobacterium kiyosense. Encoded proteins:
- a CDS encoding NLP/P60 family protein — its product is MSYLELQALTRAHELFGGSGPAAGLDANTAQFHDASNPAVAQHHYERAATRAQAALTSSAQTDAAATAVLAGAHRDRAAARELTGAVLGEARADAATTPLTPLAQREAMRRRVARLRAQRAHVAAARSRSRRHAAALRALRYRMTHHGGGRRLPLPSGRAGLAVRAALSRLGRPYVWGATGPDQFDCSGLVQWAYAQAGVHLDRTTYQQINDGVPVPRSQVRPGDLVFPHAGHVQLAIGNNLVVEAPYSGASVRISPLGGNVQIRRPL
- the eccB2 gene encoding ESX-2 secretion system ATPase EccB2; this encodes MPLNLSNRDQNSGHLFYNRRLRAAITRFSVRMKHDDRKQQAAVALSMVLVLLGVGWMALLHIMKPAGLVAQSAVVGNRDTGAVYARINGRLYPALNLTSARLAVGNAASPTWVTAAEIAKYPTGPMVGIPGVPDSLPVTAGTVSAWAVCDTVPGGRSSAMSPVVTAIAGPLAPQGRAAAMGPMQAVLATHKGATYVIWGGQRSRIDPTDRSVTFNLGLDAGVTYPVEMSNALFDALPSTEPIVLPEIPESGSPSRWLDGNKVGTVLESRDAGGAVNGFYVLLPGGVQKISAFVADLLRTGDSHGSATPTLVAPDKLVHIPVVDVLNVDYYPPGKLNFVDKTANPTTCVGWEKQSTDPQARITVYTGRGLPVPIGMDSRLVRLVRDDRSPESAEANQTLTMPGAANFVATTSGVATAGSRESLYWLSPQGVRFGIESDPRTLQALGLDPRLALQAPWPLLRTFAPGPAISRDAALVARDAVAGGGAVAAIPDSGETGGLVMSKRGFVRGKRTPPTECPAGTGRGCRAAGTARTRAAQHPADDRAARPADRDRRHPGGDVRVRGAVAAVGVLPDDRPGRLRCADVRRPVRSRPPNQLGRTGKAAPQLPASAR
- a CDS encoding putative HTH-type transcriptional regulator codes for the protein MSRESAGAAMRALRESRDWSLADLAAATGVSIMGLSYLERGARKPHKSTVQKVENGLGLPPGTYSRLLVAADPDAELARLLAAQPPETGVARRAGPVVVDRHDDTDVLEGYAEAQLETLRSVIDRLPAKTSNEYETYILSVIAQCVKAEMLAASSWRVAVNAGADSAGRLMEHLQALEATRSALLERMPGSLSARFDRACARSSLPDAVIAALLGVGGDEVWDIRNRGVIPPGAMPRVRAFTEAMEGEPVGDAEDDR